Genomic DNA from Candidatus Sulfurimonas marisnigri:
CATACGAATTTGATTAATAAATATAACCGTACAATTCATTTTATGCAATACACCTGTTAATTTTCGAAGTGCTTTTGACATAAGCCTTGCCTGAACACCAACGTTTTGGTCAGACATTTCACCTTCTATCTCAGACTTTGGTGTTAATGCCGCAACCGAGTCGATTACAATTAAGTCAATTGCACCACTTCTAGCAATTGTTTCTACAATATCCAATGCTTGCTCACCATAATCTGGCTGAGAAACAAGTAGGTTATCTACATCAACACCTAAGTTCTTAGCATAGCCAACGTCTAAAGCATGTTCTGCATCAATAAATGCACAAACACCACCAGCTTTTTGACACTCAGCTGTTATTTGAAGTGCCAAAGTTGTTTTACCAGAACTCTCTGGTCCATAAATCTCAACAACACGCCCCTGAGGAACACCACCAATACCTAATGCCAAATCGAGACCAAGAGAACCTGTACTAATAGCTTCAATAGGCATAATCTCTTTATCACCCAATCTCATTAAAGCACCTTTACCAAATGCTTTATCTATTTGCTTCATTGCTAAGTCTAATGATTTTTGTTTGTTTGCGTCCATCTTGGGCTCACTTATATTAAATTTAGACTTATTATATGTCAATTTTATATTTTTATTTTAAAATATTGCAAATTGACATATTTATTCATTCATCTCTTTTATACAGAAGTTTATGTATAAATTAGTGAGATTTTATCCATATTTGGTTAAAATTTAGTTTATATTTTTAATCTCTTTAATTTACGGACAGATAACTTGAAAAAAACACTAATTGCACACTCACCTGACGCCGACGATATATTTATGTACTATGCCATTAAATTTGGCTGGGTAGATATGAAAGATACTAAATTTGACAACATCGCGGAAGATATTCAAACCCTAAATGAAAAAGCACTAAGAGGCGAATATGAGATTGTTGCAATTAGTTTTGCACTTTACCCTCACATAAAAGAAGATTATGCCCCACTTCGTACTGCGGTAAGTTTTGGCGAAGGGTATGGACCTAAAGTCATCAAGAAAAAAGGTGTTAAACTAAAAAGAAATTTTAAAGTTGCACTTAGTGGAGAACACACTACAAATGCTATGCTTTTTCGTATAGCTTACCCTGATTCCAGAGTTACTTATATGAACTTTTTAGAGATAGAACAAGCAGTTCTTGATGGCAATGTTGATGCTGGTGTTTTGATACATGAAAGTATTTTAACTTATGATAACAACTTGGAAGTTGAAAAAGAGATGTGGGATATATGGCAAGAATTAGCTGGTAAAGAACTTCCTCTTCCTCTTGGAGGAATGGCAATTAGTCGCTCTATTCCGTTAAATAAAGCCATAGAGTATGAGGCTACATTAACAAAGGCTGTTCAGGTGGCACGTGACCATAAATCTAAACTTTCTCAAATGCTTTTAGAGAGAGATTTGGTTCGTATTGATGCAGCAACTCTTGATAAGTATCTTGAACTATATGCAAATGATGAGTCAATAACTTTAAGCCAACTCCAATACAAAGCGATAGATAAACTCTTTGAGATAGGCTACAAACATGGTTTTTATGACTCATTGGTAAAAGTTGAAGACTTTATGATACCTGCTGAGTATAAAGAGATTAGGAACTCTTAGATTATGGAAGCAAAACTCATATCATTAGGCGTTGAAACTTTTAAAATGGCTCTAATGCTAGCCCTTCCAGGTCTTTTGACTGGTATGTTTCTTGGTTTAGCTGTCAGTATTTTTCAGGCTACGACGCAGATTAATGAGATGACACTGAGTTTTATCCCTAAAATTTTAGGTGTTGTAATAGTTATTATCTTAACAATGCCATGGATGCTAAACTCAATGACTGATTATTCAACTCAGGTATTTAACATGATTCCTACATTTGTAGAGTGATGAAAACAAAAAGTATCAACTTCGCTAAATTTTCCTCTTTTAAAATAGGAGCTACTATTGATGTAGCTTTGTTAGATAGTTGCGAAACACCAACTAATGATTATTACATTATTGGTTCTTGCAATAACATTTTAATAGGCGTACAGCCTCCGCCTCTAATGAAGTTAGATAAAAAATATGACTATATTAAGATAGAAAATAACACTCTAAAAATTGGTGGAGCAACTCCCTCTGGAAAAATTGCCTCATTTTGCAAAAAACACAATATTGCAAACTTCGAGTTTGTTTCCCATCTTCCAGGGACACTTGGTGGACTTGTCTTTATGAATGCAGGTCTTAAAGAGTTTGAGATATTTAATAATCTTATTTCTATCTCTACATGCACTGTAAGGAACGAGGAAACGCACTTTGGGCGTAAAGTCATCTTTAAGCAAGATATTAGTTTTGGGTACAGGTATACAGATATTAGTAGCCCGATTTTGGAAGCAACATTTTCTTTAACTTATGGTTTTGATGAAAAAAAAGTAGATGTATTTAAAAAAATGCGCTCGAACCAACCATCAATGCCAAGTGCAGGAAGCTGTTTTAAGAACCCTAAGGGTGACTATGCAGGACGACTCATAGAAGAGGTTGGGCTAAAAGGTTTTAAAGCAGGGGATATGGAATTTAGTCCCGAACATGCAAATTTTTTAGTAAATAACAACAATGGAACTTTTGATGATGCGATATTTTTAATACAAGAGGCTCAAAGAAAGGTTTATGAAAAATTTGGAATTTGGTTAGAGTGTGAAATTGGAGTTTTGGATATTAGGTATATGGGCAAGGATTCAAAACTTTTGAACCCTTACATGTAAAAATTATATTGGCAGAACTCTAATTTTTTTAGATAGTTTCTCTTTTAAAGTTGATTCAATTGCGTACAGAGTACCTGTTGACGAAGAAGCACAACCGTTACAAGCACCTAAGTATCTAATATAAACATCAATATACTCATCACTTGACTTAATGTCTATAACTTCCATATCTCCACCATCCATAATTAAGAACTGACGGATACTATCATCAATTTCAGAATCGATTGCTTTAATTTGCTGAACAAGAGTCATTGATTCAAAGTCGCCTTTTCCACCAGCATCAGCCGCTGCTTTCATCTTCTCTTCGTCCATTTCACGACGAGTATCTTCTAGGATATCTGTAAGGTAGTATTCTCTTGCTTCATGTCCACCTGGCTTAATACAACTCTTACAAAAACCACCAGCTTTAGTATAATCTGTAATCTGCTCAACAGTTTTCAAGTCATTAAGCTTGATAACCTCTTGAAGTGTTCCCAAACTAACACGAGCACACTCACAAACAATAATTTCACTCTCAAAACTCTCTGCCTCAACACCCATATAAAGACCAGCTGCTTTTTTAATAACATCGTAAGCCATAACTGAACAGTGCATTTTTTGAGGTGGGACTGCTGGAGTCTCTGGGTCATCACGAAGTGCCAGTTCAACATCTATGTTTGTTATTTTAACAGCTTCTTGAACTGTTTTACCAATACATAGTTCAGTCATTACATCAGAAGAAGCGATAGCTGTACCACAACCAAAACTTTTAAATTTAGAGTTTACAATTTTGTCATCTTTTGGATCTATCTCCCAGTAAAGACGAACAGCGTCTCCACAGCTCTCAGCACCAAAATCAGCAACAATTAACTTGTTACCATGAGACTCTGCTTCTTCTTCGGTAATCTCGCCTTGGTGTTGTGGGTTATTCATTAATGTTGTTACTTTATTTGAGTAAGCATCCCAAAGAGATGCTCCTAATATATCATTTTTTGCCATAATATTTTTCCTTTATTAAAATCATTTAGTTATTTAGTGGTGATGAAGTTCACACTCTTGAACTTCTCCACCTGGTGTTGGTTGTACTTTTGCGAAAGAACTTGAAATAGCTCTTAAGCGCCCAACTGCATTTTTAAAATGTGCGATAGTATAATCAATTTCGCTATCAGTTGTAAATCGACTTAGACTCAAACGAATACCTGTATGTGCTAGTTCATTATCAGCGCCAATTGCCAACATTACAGTATTTGCCTCTAAATCTTCACTGGCACATGCTGAACCGGTTGAAGCTCCAATTTGACCATTGTTTAAATCCCAAAGCATACCTTCACCCTCAACACCCTTTATAGATATAAGAATAGTATTTGGCGTTCTGTTCTCACGATCACCAACAACGAAAGTATCACTTAACTCTAAGATTGCATCTTCTAAGCGATCTCTTTGTGCCCTAATTTTAGCGGCTGTCTCTTTTATATTTACTGTAGCTAACTCAATAGCTTTACCCATACCAACAATAGAAGGAACATTTAGTGTTCCTGAACGACGACCGCCCATATGCTCGCCACCATGCAGTAGCGGTGTAAGCTTTTGAGAGTTCTTTATATATAGAGCACCTATCCCTTTTGGTCCATGAAATTTATGTGCAGACATACTTAAAAAGTCTACATGCACGTCTTCTAAATCTACAGGTATTTTCCCTACAGCCTGAACGGCATCTGAATGAAAAAGAACACCTTTTTCTTTACATATAGCACCAATCTCTTTAATAGGATTAATCATTCCTGTTTCATTTGAAGCCCACATTATAGACACCAAAGCAGTTTTGTCAGTTATAAAGCTTTTAACTGTACTAACTTCAACTACTCCT
This window encodes:
- a CDS encoding NifS family cysteine desulfurase — its product is MQVYLDNNATTMVDPLVVEAMTPFFSELYGNPNSLHKFGTASHPAISKAIDQVYTALNASDADDIVFTSCATESNNWVLQSIVTDLVRHGEKNHIVTTEVEHPSILSTCRFLEEQGVKVTYLPVNDQGVVEVSTVKSFITDKTALVSIMWASNETGMINPIKEIGAICKEKGVLFHSDAVQAVGKIPVDLEDVHVDFLSMSAHKFHGPKGIGALYIKNSQKLTPLLHGGEHMGGRRSGTLNVPSIVGMGKAIELATVNIKETAAKIRAQRDRLEDAILELSDTFVVGDRENRTPNTILISIKGVEGEGMLWDLNNGQIGASTGSACASEDLEANTVMLAIGADNELAHTGIRLSLSRFTTDSEIDYTIAHFKNAVGRLRAISSSFAKVQPTPGGEVQECELHHH
- the recA gene encoding recombinase RecA encodes the protein MDANKQKSLDLAMKQIDKAFGKGALMRLGDKEIMPIEAISTGSLGLDLALGIGGVPQGRVVEIYGPESSGKTTLALQITAECQKAGGVCAFIDAEHALDVGYAKNLGVDVDNLLVSQPDYGEQALDIVETIARSGAIDLIVIDSVAALTPKSEIEGEMSDQNVGVQARLMSKALRKLTGVLHKMNCTVIFINQIRMKIGMMGYGSPETTTGGNALKFYASVRIDVRRIASLKQGESQIGNRVKAKVIKNKVAPPFRQAEFDIMFGEGISKEGELVDYGVKLDIIDKSGAWFSYEETKLGQGRENVKAKFKDEPELAREIEEKIKVAMGISNLMTMDTSEIEEADQ
- a CDS encoding menaquinone biosynthesis family protein; protein product: MKKTLIAHSPDADDIFMYYAIKFGWVDMKDTKFDNIAEDIQTLNEKALRGEYEIVAISFALYPHIKEDYAPLRTAVSFGEGYGPKVIKKKGVKLKRNFKVALSGEHTTNAMLFRIAYPDSRVTYMNFLEIEQAVLDGNVDAGVLIHESILTYDNNLEVEKEMWDIWQELAGKELPLPLGGMAISRSIPLNKAIEYEATLTKAVQVARDHKSKLSQMLLERDLVRIDAATLDKYLELYANDESITLSQLQYKAIDKLFEIGYKHGFYDSLVKVEDFMIPAEYKEIRNS
- the fliQ gene encoding flagellar biosynthesis protein FliQ, which translates into the protein MEAKLISLGVETFKMALMLALPGLLTGMFLGLAVSIFQATTQINEMTLSFIPKILGVVIVIILTMPWMLNSMTDYSTQVFNMIPTFVE
- a CDS encoding iron-sulfur cluster assembly scaffold protein; protein product: MAKNDILGASLWDAYSNKVTTLMNNPQHQGEITEEEAESHGNKLIVADFGAESCGDAVRLYWEIDPKDDKIVNSKFKSFGCGTAIASSDVMTELCIGKTVQEAVKITNIDVELALRDDPETPAVPPQKMHCSVMAYDVIKKAAGLYMGVEAESFESEIIVCECARVSLGTLQEVIKLNDLKTVEQITDYTKAGGFCKSCIKPGGHEAREYYLTDILEDTRREMDEEKMKAAADAGGKGDFESMTLVQQIKAIDSEIDDSIRQFLIMDGGDMEVIDIKSSDEYIDVYIRYLGACNGCASSSTGTLYAIESTLKEKLSKKIRVLPI
- a CDS encoding UDP-N-acetylmuramate dehydrogenase, which codes for MKTKSINFAKFSSFKIGATIDVALLDSCETPTNDYYIIGSCNNILIGVQPPPLMKLDKKYDYIKIENNTLKIGGATPSGKIASFCKKHNIANFEFVSHLPGTLGGLVFMNAGLKEFEIFNNLISISTCTVRNEETHFGRKVIFKQDISFGYRYTDISSPILEATFSLTYGFDEKKVDVFKKMRSNQPSMPSAGSCFKNPKGDYAGRLIEEVGLKGFKAGDMEFSPEHANFLVNNNNGTFDDAIFLIQEAQRKVYEKFGIWLECEIGVLDIRYMGKDSKLLNPYM